From Amycolatopsis sp. WQ 127309:
TTCTGTGCTTGACAGTCGTCTATGACGGGCAGAGTATGAGTCGCATCGACCGACCGAAAGGCAGCTCATGCGGATCGCGACTCTCTCCGGACGGCTCGTCCTCGTGACCGAGGCCGGCGCCGTCGACGTCGAACAAGCCAGCGAGCGGCGGTTTTCCGCCGACCCGCAGGCGATCTACGACCGCTGGGCCGAGTTCCGGGACTGGGCCGCGGCGGCCCCGCACGACACCGCGGCGCCGTTCGCGGAAAGCGACCTCGGGGCCCCGGTCCCGGCGCCGCGCCAGATCTTCGGCGTCGGCCTCAACTACCGCGACCACGCCGCCGAAGCGGGCCTCGGCCTGCCGGACTCACCGACCGTCTTCACGAAGTTCGCGAGCAGCCTGACCGGCCCGTCCGGGGCGATCGCGCTCCCCGGCCCGACGGACTGGGAGGTCGAGCTGGTCGCCGTCATCGGGGTGCTCGCCCGCGACGTCCCGGCCGAGCGCGGCTGGGAGCACGTCGCCGGGCTGACGGTCGGGCAGGACCTCTCCGACCGGACGTTGCAGCTGGCCGGGCCCGCGCCGCAGTTCAGCCTGGGCAAGTCGCGTCCCGGTTTCGGGCCGATCGGGCCGTGGGTGGTGACGCCCGACGAGTTCGCCGACCCGGACGACCTCGCGCTCGGCTGCGCGGTCAACGGCGAGTCCGTGCAGAAGAGCCGGACCGGCGAGCTGATCTTCTCGGTGCCGGAGCTGGTGGCCCGCCTCTCGGCCGTGCTGCCTCTGTGGCCGGGTGACCTGATCTTCACCGGGACGCCGGCCGGGGTCGGCATGGCGCGCAGCCCGCAGCGGTTCCTCGGCCCGGGCGACGAGCTGGTCAGCACCATCGAGGGCATCGGCCGGATGCACCACCGGTTCACCGCGCCGTGACGACCCCCGATCCGGACCGCTTCCGCGCGGTGATGGCGGCGGTGTGTGCGCCGGTGACGATCGTGACGACGGTTTCCGGGGACGGCCGCCCGTGCGGCGCGACGGTCAGCTCGTTCACGTCCCTGTCGCTCGACCCGCCCCTGGTCGGCGTCGCCTTCGACCGGCGATCGGCGCTGCTGGCCTCGATCCGGGCTCGTGGTCGCTTCGGCGTCAACCTGCTCGGCCACGGCCAGGACGACCTGGCCGTGCTGTTCGCCACCCGAGGAGCCGACCGCTTCGGCGCGGAAACGGCGTGGTTCGCCGACGACGGCCTGCCGAGGCTGCGCGACGCCGCCGGCTGGGTCGGCTGCGACCTGGACCGCACGGTCGAGGCGGGCGACCACCTGCTGCTGTTCGGCGGGGTCACGGCGCTGGGCCGAGCCGAGCGCCCGCCGCTGGTCTACGCGCACCGCACGTTCGGCACCCACTCGAAGTTCGCCGAACGGCCCCGGCCGCCCATCACGGACCTGATCGCCGCCTGCGCCCGCTAGCGGCCGTGAGTGGCCCGCCCGCCGCTTGTGCCCAGGCAGCCGACCGGTCCTGGGCACCCGGCCAGGCCCAGCCCTCGGGCCCCAGCACCCCAACCCACCGACCGCCGCCGGCGCCCCAGCCGACCGGGCCCGCGAACCCGGCCCGCCGCCTGCACGACCAGCCGCGGCAGAAGGACCAGTCTGCGAAAGGACAACGACGTCATGACCATCGCGACCGAACAGCCCGCGCCCACCACCGAAACCGTCCTGGCCCGGATCCGGGACATCCAGCCGCTGCTCGCGAAGAACGCCGCGCAGGGCGAGACCGACCGGCGGGTCACCGAGGAGAGCATCGCCGCGCTGACCGACGCCGGCGCCTTCAAGATCGCCCAGCCTCGCCGCTACGGCGGCTACGGCCTGCCCGTGCGGTCGATGCTCGAGGTGTCCGCGGCGGTCGGCGAGGCCGACGGCGGCACCGCCTGGGTCGTCGCCCTGAGCAACGTCTGCGCGTGGCTGGCCGGGCTCTTCAGCCGGCAGGCGCAGGACGACGTCTGGGGCGCGAACCCGGACGCGAAGGTCTCCGGCGTCCTCGCGCCGACCGCCGAGACGACCAAAGTGGACGGTGGCTACCGCGTCACCGGGCGCTGGTACTACAACTCCGGCTCCTGGCACGCCGACTGGGCCGGCGTCGGCATCCCGCTGACCGACGAGCGCGGCGAGGTCGTCGACCAGGGGATGGCGCTGATCCCGCGCACCGACCTCGGTCTCGAGGAGACGTGGTTCGTCGCCGGGATGCGCTCGTCCGGCTCGAACTGCCTGATCGCGCGGGACGTCTTCGTGCCCGATCACCGCGTGATGTCCGTGCCGCCCGCGATCGCCGGGCGGTACGCCGTGGAGGAGCCCGAAGAAGACCTCTACCGGGCCGCGTTCGTGCCCACCCTCGCGCTCGTGCTCGCCGGGCCGCAGCTCGGCCTCGGCCGCGCGGCGCTGCGGATGGTGCGGGAGAAGGCCGCCCGCAAGGCGATCTCCTACACCGCCTACACCACCCAGGCCGAGTCGGCCGCCTTCCAGCTGCAGCTCGCCGAAGCCGCGATGCGGATCGACTCCGCGCACCTGCACGTCTTCCGCGCGGCCGACGACATCGACACCGCCGCCGCGAACCGCACCTACCCCGACGCCGAGCTGCGGGCCCGCGTGCGCGCGGACACCGGCTGGGCCGTCGAGAACGTCACCAAGGCGTTCGACGTCCTGCTGTCCGCCCACGGCGCGGGCAGCTTCGCCGAGGCCAACCCGCTGCAGCGGATGTGGCGCGACTCGGCCGTCGCCGCGCGGCACGCGATCGTGCTGCCCGCCGTCGGCTATGAGGTCTACGGCAAGGCCCTGCTCGGCCGCGACGACCAGATCACCCCGCTCGTCTGACCCGGAGGAACAGCGTGAGCCTGCACCGCCTGACCAAGATCACCGTCGGCGTGCCGAACGTCGACGAGACCGCGAAGTACTACACCGAGTTCGGCCTGACCCCGACCGGCTCGGGGTTCGCCACCGCCGACGGCGGCGAGCAGCTCGAACTGCGCCCCAGCGCGCAGCGGCGGCTGCTCACCCTCGGCGTCGGCGCCGACGACCCGGACGACCTGGACCGCGTCGCCGCGTCGCTGGCCCGCCTCGACCTCGGCAGCCGGCGCGTCGGCGACGCCCTGCACACCAAGGACCCGGTGACCGGCCTCGACGTCGTCGTCTCGGTCGCGCCGCGGCTGCGGCAGGAACCGCCGGAGCCGGTGGTCTACAACCAGCCCGGTGCGGCCCGACGGGCCAACGTCCGCGCGCCCGCCATCGACCGGGAGCAGGCCGTCCGCCCGCGCAAGCTCGGGCACGTCGTGTTCGGCTCGACCGACCAGGCCGCCACCCAGAAGTTCTTCACCGAGGGGCTCGGCTTCAAGGTCAGCGACGAGGCCCCCGGCTTCGCCTCCTTCATGCGCTGCTCGACCGATCACCACAACGTGCTCGTCCAGCAGGCTCCGGTCAGCTTCCTGCACCACACGTCCTGGGAGGTCGACGACGTCGACGAGGTCGGCCGCGGCGCCACCGCGATGCTGCAGGGCCACCCCGAGCGGCACACGTGGGGCCTGGGCCGGCACCACATCGGCTCCAACTTCTTCTGGTACCTGCGCGACCCCGCGGGCAACTTCTCCGAGTACTACTCCGACATCGACTGCATCCTGGAGGACCAGATCTGGGAGCCGCGGGTGGTGGCGGGGGAGAAGAGCCTCTACGCGTGGGGCCCGCCGCCCCCGCCGTCGTTCCTGGCCCCGGAGGACCTGGCCGACCTGATGACCGACGCCCACCCGGGAGCCTGACGCGTGTGATCATGGACGGATGAGCAAGCCCGTCTTCGTGCAGCCCAACCTCGACGGCCCGGCGATCGAGCTCGCCGGCGTGGAGGTGCGCGTCGGCCGGACGCCGCTGGTGTCGGGCGTCGACTGGCGGGTCGACTACGGCCAGCGCTGGGTGGTGCTGGGCCGCAACGGCGCCGGCAAGTCGACGATCCTGTCCGTGGCCTCGACCCAGCGGTTCCCCAGCGCGGGCACGGCGGTGGTGCTCGGGCACCGGATGGGCGCGGTCGACCTGCGGGACGTCCGGACGCACATCGGGTTCGTCGGCGCGAACCAGCGGCTGCCCGACGCGGAGAACCACCACGCGCACACGGTGGTGCTGACCGGGTACAGCGGCAGCGTGCTGCCGCTGTGGGAGCGCTACGACGACACGATCCGCGACCGCGCGGCGAAGCTGCTGGAGCTGGTCGGGTGCGCCGGCCTCGGCGACCGGCCGGTGCGGGTGTGTTCGCAGGGCGAACGCGCCCGCGTCCGGCTGGCCCGGGCGCTGATGGCCGACCCGCTGCTGCTCCTGCTGGACGAGCCGTTCGCCGGCCTGGACATGCCGGGCCGCGAGGACCTGCTGCTGGCGCTGGAGAACCTGACCCGGGCGCAGCCGGAGCTGGCCACGGTGACCGTGACGCACCACCTGGAAGAGATCCCGGCGACGGCGACGCACGCGCTGCTGGTGCGCCGCGGCGCGGTCACAGCGGCGGGGCCGATCGACGAAGTCCTGACGAACGACGGGTTGTCGGCGTGTTACGAGCGGGAGGTCGAGGTCCACCGGCTCAACGGCCGGTGGGTGGCGCACGCCCGCGCGGCTAGCTGAACAGCTCCGCCAGCGGGCTGTGGTCGAGGCCGTCGAGCAGGGCCGAGGGGTCGTCGTAGGTCGCCACCGCGCCCGCTTCGGTCAGCTCCGCCGCGCTGACGCCGCCCGAGAGCACGGCGACGGTGCGCACGCCCGCCTTGGTGGCGGCGTGGACGTCCCAGACGGAGTCGCCGACGAAGATCGTGTCGCCCGGCTCGGTCCCCGCGCGCTCCAGCGCGGCGTACACCGGCTCCGGGTCGGGCTTGGTGGCCTCGACGTCCTCGCCCGCGACGATGGCGGTGACGACGTCGTCGACGTCGAGGATCTTGCGCATCACGTCGAGCTCGTCCGGCCCGGCCGACGTCGCGAGCAGGACGCGCACCCCGTGCCCGGCGATGACGCGGATCAGCGCGGCGGCCTGGTCGAAGGGCCGCAGCATCCCGGCCGTCTCGAGGTAGAAACGGCTGTGGAGGTCCTCGAGCCGGCTGCCGAGCTCGTCGGCGCCGCCTTGCCCGAGCAGGTCGGCGAGCAGCTTGCCGGACCCCATCCCGATCGCGCGGTGGACGCGCCAGGAGTCGACGTCCCGGCCCAGCTCGCGGAACGCGCGCTGCCAGGCGTGGACGTGCAAGTAGTTGGAGTCGACGAGCGTGCCGTCGACGTCGAAGAGCACGGCGGTGGCGATGGCGATCCCTCCTTCGGACGCTCTGGTGATACCCGGCGGGGCGACCGCGAAACGTCCCGTCGGCCGCTGTGGCGACGTGCGTCACGCGGGGAACATTTCCGCAGGCCGTGCGTTGTACGGACTGTCGGTACGGTGGTGTCCCCGGGCCTCACCCAATGCCTTCACGGAGTACCAGTCCGGCTGGAGCCGTGCAGCGCCACTCGCCGCGAGGCGACCCCCGTACCGACGCTTCGTCTCCCGCTTCTGCTCGCAGGTACCCCCAGCCTTCGCCGAGCGGGAGCGGGTCCTTTTTGTCCACTGTGGACCCGTTTCTTCGAGCGTGCGCTGTCGGGCACTCCGTACTTCACCCGGCCGTGGCGATCGGCGTGGGTACCCCTCCGCCATGGGGCAGGCGGTGGAGCGCGGCTCGCCCGTTGGGCGGGGTTGCGCCGGGAGGACGGGAGGCTACGCTGCGAGGGTACGGTTCAGGCAACAGCCGTTACCCCCATTCCGGTCTGCGTCCGAGCGGGACTCCCGCCCGGCACTTCAATCTGTGAACGAAGGCGTCTGCCGATGTTGGTTGTGCAGCACCCCGCGACGGCGATCCCCGTGACCCGCGCGGGCGCCGGTGCGTTCGATATCAAGGTGATCCGCCCCTACTTCGGTGCCGTGATGGTCCGGATCCGGGGCGCCCTCGCCGAAGAGAGCGCCGCCCAGCTCGAGGCCGTCCTGGCCACCTGGGCCCACCGCAAGTTCCCCGTCCTGGTGCTCGACCTCTCGGCGGTCGACCTCCTGGACGCGGCCGGCCTCGACGCGCTGGCCGACATCCAGGCCCGGACGCAGCGTGAGAGCACCACCTTGCGCGTCGTCACGGGCGACAACCGCGTCGTGCGCCGGGCCCTCTCCGACACCGGGCTCGACCACGAGCTCAACGTCAGCCCGCTGCCCGCCGGCTGGGAGCGCGCGACGGAGATCCCCGTCTGACCCAGGTGGCGTGCGACCCGGCTCCCGGGTGAGACTTCCGGGGTGATCACCACCATGCGGGCCTTCGTGCTCACCGGCCCGCGGGCGTTCTCGGTGCAGGACGTCCCGGTGCCCGAAGCCGTCCCCGGCGAGGTGGTCGTCGACGTCGAACGCGCCGGCGTCTGCGGCACCGACGTCGAGTTCTTCACCGGCGAGATGGCCTACCTGCACCAGGGCCACTCGGCGTACCCGATGCGGCTGGGGCACGAGTGGGCCGGCACCGTCTCGGCCGTCGGCGACGGCGTCGACCCGGCGTGGCTCGGCCGGCGCGTCATGGGCGACACCATGCTCGGCGACCGGACGTGCCGCCGCTGCCGCAAAGGCCACCAGCACACCTGCGCGCGCCGCGAAGAGGTCGGCATCCGTGGTGGCCGGCCGGGCGCGCTGGCCGAACGCATCGCCGTCCCCGCGTGGTCGCTGCACGCGCTGCCCGATTCCGTCGACGCCGTCCTCGGCGCCCTGGTCGAGCCGGGTGGCAACGCCTTGCGCGCGGCGCAGGCCGCCGACGTCGGGCCCGGCGATCGCGCGCTGGTGCTGGGGCCCGGCACGATCGGGCTGCTCGTGGCCCTGTTCCTGCGCGCGGCCGGCGCCGAGGTGCACCTGCTCGGGCGCGACGAGCCCACCCTCGCCTTCGCCCGCACCCTCGGCTTCACCCACGCCTGGACCCGCGGCACGCTCCCGGACCGGCCGTTCGACGCGGTCGTCGACGCGTCCAACGCCGTCGAGCTGCCCGCGCTGGCCCTCGACCTGGTCGAACCGGCCGGCCGGGTCGTCTACATCGGACTGGCCGGACAGCCCAGCCGGATCGACACCCGCGAGCTGGTCCTGAAGGACGTCACGGCCGTCGGCATCCTGTCCGCGTCACCGGGCCTGGCCGACACGATCGCCGCGTACGCGAGCGGCGCCGTCGACCCGCGCCCGCTGGTCGCGGCGACCGTCGGGCTCGACGACGTCGGCGCCGTCCTCGCCGGGGAGCACCGAGCCGGACCCGGACCGAAGGTCCACGTCGATCCGCGGCGTTAGTCGAGCCGCAGAATCGTTTCCTCGATCTCCGCGCCCCGGGCGTTCGCGTACCCGGTGTCGGTCCCGACGACGGTGAAGCCCGCTCTCCGCAGGACCCGCAACGACCCGGCGTTGTCGCTGGCCGCCCGCGCGTGCAGGGGCCGGACCTCGACCGCGTCGAGCAGCAGGGCAAGCGCTTGCCCGGCGATGCCCTGCCCCCACACCGCCCGGTCGATCCAGTACGTGATCTCGGTGTCGCCCTCCACGACGAACGCGGCGATGCTGCCGACGAGGACGCCGTCGCGGGTCACCGCGCGGTGGGTGATCCCGTCGGAGAACCGCACCTTCGCCATGTGGGCGTCGAACGCTTCGCGGTCGTCGGGGTCCTTGTGGGTGAACGCGGCCATCCGGACCGCCTCGGGGTCCCGCTGCTGCTCGAACAACGCGTCGAGGTCGGCGTCCTCGACCGGCCGGAGTGCTATCGCTGCCACCGGCTCAGGATAGGCCGAGCAGCCGGATCGCGTTGTC
This genomic window contains:
- a CDS encoding ABC transporter ATP-binding protein, whose product is MSKPVFVQPNLDGPAIELAGVEVRVGRTPLVSGVDWRVDYGQRWVVLGRNGAGKSTILSVASTQRFPSAGTAVVLGHRMGAVDLRDVRTHIGFVGANQRLPDAENHHAHTVVLTGYSGSVLPLWERYDDTIRDRAAKLLELVGCAGLGDRPVRVCSQGERARVRLARALMADPLLLLLDEPFAGLDMPGREDLLLALENLTRAQPELATVTVTHHLEEIPATATHALLVRRGAVTAAGPIDEVLTNDGLSACYEREVEVHRLNGRWVAHARAAS
- a CDS encoding zinc-binding dehydrogenase; translated protein: MRAFVLTGPRAFSVQDVPVPEAVPGEVVVDVERAGVCGTDVEFFTGEMAYLHQGHSAYPMRLGHEWAGTVSAVGDGVDPAWLGRRVMGDTMLGDRTCRRCRKGHQHTCARREEVGIRGGRPGALAERIAVPAWSLHALPDSVDAVLGALVEPGGNALRAAQAADVGPGDRALVLGPGTIGLLVALFLRAAGAEVHLLGRDEPTLAFARTLGFTHAWTRGTLPDRPFDAVVDASNAVELPALALDLVEPAGRVVYIGLAGQPSRIDTRELVLKDVTAVGILSASPGLADTIAAYASGAVDPRPLVAATVGLDDVGAVLAGEHRAGPGPKVHVDPRR
- a CDS encoding GNAT family N-acetyltransferase — encoded protein: MAAIALRPVEDADLDALFEQQRDPEAVRMAAFTHKDPDDREAFDAHMAKVRFSDGITHRAVTRDGVLVGSIAAFVVEGDTEITYWIDRAVWGQGIAGQALALLLDAVEVRPLHARAASDNAGSLRVLRRAGFTVVGTDTGYANARGAEIEETILRLD
- a CDS encoding STAS domain-containing protein; the protein is MLVVQHPATAIPVTRAGAGAFDIKVIRPYFGAVMVRIRGALAEESAAQLEAVLATWAHRKFPVLVLDLSAVDLLDAAGLDALADIQARTQRESTTLRVVTGDNRVVRRALSDTGLDHELNVSPLPAGWERATEIPV
- a CDS encoding acyl-CoA dehydrogenase family protein, which gives rise to MTIATEQPAPTTETVLARIRDIQPLLAKNAAQGETDRRVTEESIAALTDAGAFKIAQPRRYGGYGLPVRSMLEVSAAVGEADGGTAWVVALSNVCAWLAGLFSRQAQDDVWGANPDAKVSGVLAPTAETTKVDGGYRVTGRWYYNSGSWHADWAGVGIPLTDERGEVVDQGMALIPRTDLGLEETWFVAGMRSSGSNCLIARDVFVPDHRVMSVPPAIAGRYAVEEPEEDLYRAAFVPTLALVLAGPQLGLGRAALRMVREKAARKAISYTAYTTQAESAAFQLQLAEAAMRIDSAHLHVFRAADDIDTAAANRTYPDAELRARVRADTGWAVENVTKAFDVLLSAHGAGSFAEANPLQRMWRDSAVAARHAIVLPAVGYEVYGKALLGRDDQITPLV
- a CDS encoding fumarylacetoacetate hydrolase family protein, which translates into the protein MRIATLSGRLVLVTEAGAVDVEQASERRFSADPQAIYDRWAEFRDWAAAAPHDTAAPFAESDLGAPVPAPRQIFGVGLNYRDHAAEAGLGLPDSPTVFTKFASSLTGPSGAIALPGPTDWEVELVAVIGVLARDVPAERGWEHVAGLTVGQDLSDRTLQLAGPAPQFSLGKSRPGFGPIGPWVVTPDEFADPDDLALGCAVNGESVQKSRTGELIFSVPELVARLSAVLPLWPGDLIFTGTPAGVGMARSPQRFLGPGDELVSTIEGIGRMHHRFTAP
- a CDS encoding flavin reductase family protein; its protein translation is MTTPDPDRFRAVMAAVCAPVTIVTTVSGDGRPCGATVSSFTSLSLDPPLVGVAFDRRSALLASIRARGRFGVNLLGHGQDDLAVLFATRGADRFGAETAWFADDGLPRLRDAAGWVGCDLDRTVEAGDHLLLFGGVTALGRAERPPLVYAHRTFGTHSKFAERPRPPITDLIAACAR
- a CDS encoding VOC family protein, coding for MSLHRLTKITVGVPNVDETAKYYTEFGLTPTGSGFATADGGEQLELRPSAQRRLLTLGVGADDPDDLDRVAASLARLDLGSRRVGDALHTKDPVTGLDVVVSVAPRLRQEPPEPVVYNQPGAARRANVRAPAIDREQAVRPRKLGHVVFGSTDQAATQKFFTEGLGFKVSDEAPGFASFMRCSTDHHNVLVQQAPVSFLHHTSWEVDDVDEVGRGATAMLQGHPERHTWGLGRHHIGSNFFWYLRDPAGNFSEYYSDIDCILEDQIWEPRVVAGEKSLYAWGPPPPPSFLAPEDLADLMTDAHPGA
- a CDS encoding HAD family hydrolase, with translation MLFDVDGTLVDSNYLHVHAWQRAFRELGRDVDSWRVHRAIGMGSGKLLADLLGQGGADELGSRLEDLHSRFYLETAGMLRPFDQAAALIRVIAGHGVRVLLATSAGPDELDVMRKILDVDDVVTAIVAGEDVEATKPDPEPVYAALERAGTEPGDTIFVGDSVWDVHAATKAGVRTVAVLSGGVSAAELTEAGAVATYDDPSALLDGLDHSPLAELFS